The Chryseolinea soli genome contains a region encoding:
- a CDS encoding RNA polymerase sigma-70 factor yields the protein MNCYSTYDDLKLVQLLREHDDKHAFAELFNRYWKKLLVQAKIRLGSEVEAEEIVQDVFMNLWRRRNTLILRHSFHTYIASCVKYEILAKLAQFAKDRMFVDSDDATSLEVNTTAEWIDYNGALSAIEDTIKSLPEKCQLVFRMSREEGYSQKEIADKLDISPKTVEAHITKALRAIRYSIQTALITLFLGF from the coding sequence TTGAACTGCTATTCGACATATGACGACCTTAAACTGGTTCAGCTGCTCCGGGAGCATGATGACAAACATGCGTTTGCCGAGCTATTCAACCGCTACTGGAAGAAGCTATTGGTACAGGCAAAAATCAGACTCGGTTCAGAAGTTGAGGCCGAAGAGATCGTTCAGGATGTCTTCATGAACCTATGGAGACGCAGGAATACCTTGATACTCCGCCATTCGTTCCATACCTACATCGCTTCCTGCGTGAAATACGAAATCCTGGCAAAATTGGCTCAGTTTGCAAAGGACCGCATGTTCGTCGACTCTGACGATGCCACGTCGCTTGAAGTAAACACCACCGCCGAATGGATCGACTACAATGGCGCACTATCCGCGATCGAAGACACCATCAAATCCTTACCGGAGAAATGTCAATTAGTATTCCGCATGAGCCGAGAAGAGGGCTATTCCCAAAAGGAAATTGCAGACAAGCTCGATATCTCGCCAAAAACGGTTGAGGCCCATATTACCAAAGCGCTACGGGCAATACGCTATTCCATCCAGACCGCCTTGATCACGCTGTTCCTTGGATTTTAA
- a CDS encoding NAD(P)H-binding protein, with protein MNIVLTGSVSHVGKPLTQELVGKGHSVTVITSKAERIKEIESLGATAAVGSMLDVHFLATTFQGADIVYLMETLDAVGGDFGDKDSDLIDAISQIGQNYKQAVLEAGINQIVHLSSIGAHMKKGNGFLQFHHNVETILKQLPEEVSIKFMRPVGFYTNMFGFIRSIKTKGAIISNYGGDKKEPWVSPEDIAAAITEEMDKPFGGRNVRYVASDEVSPNEIAKALGNAIGKPDLQWQVISDEQLLNGWIKGGFNPQIARGFVEMQASQRSGLLYEDYYLNKPTLGKVKLDSFAIQFAVAYHAE; from the coding sequence ATGAACATCGTATTAACAGGATCAGTAAGCCATGTAGGCAAGCCACTCACGCAGGAGTTGGTAGGTAAAGGCCACTCCGTAACGGTTATCACAAGTAAAGCGGAGAGGATAAAAGAGATTGAATCACTCGGTGCGACAGCAGCTGTGGGCAGTATGCTTGACGTTCACTTTCTGGCAACAACGTTCCAGGGTGCAGACATCGTGTACCTGATGGAAACACTTGATGCCGTAGGTGGTGACTTTGGTGACAAGGATAGTGATCTCATTGATGCTATCAGCCAGATCGGACAGAATTACAAGCAGGCCGTTCTTGAAGCAGGTATCAACCAAATAGTGCATCTGAGTAGCATCGGTGCTCACATGAAAAAAGGAAATGGATTTTTGCAATTTCATCACAACGTAGAAACCATTCTCAAGCAACTCCCGGAAGAGGTGAGCATTAAGTTCATGCGCCCGGTTGGATTCTACACCAACATGTTCGGATTCATCAGGAGCATCAAAACGAAAGGTGCAATTATCTCTAATTATGGAGGCGATAAAAAAGAACCATGGGTATCACCGGAAGATATCGCTGCTGCCATAACGGAAGAGATGGACAAACCATTTGGAGGAAGGAATGTTCGTTATGTGGCAAGCGATGAAGTGTCGCCAAATGAAATTGCAAAAGCGTTGGGTAATGCTATTGGCAAGCCGGATTTGCAATGGCAGGTAATCTCTGACGAGCAGCTTCTGAACGGCTGGATAAAAGGTGGATTCAACCCACAGATTGCCCGTGGCTTTGTGGAGATGCAGGCCAGTCAGCGAAGTGGTTTGTTATATGAAGACTACTATCTTAATAAACCAACGTTAGGTAAAGTGAAACTGGATTCGTTCGCAATTCAATTTGCTGTTGCTTATCATGCGGAATAA